Genomic DNA from Sardina pilchardus chromosome 4, fSarPil1.1, whole genome shotgun sequence:
CATATCCCTGTTATAGTTCTTCCCGATGTATCCAAGTAATGAAAGGGACAATTACAACAGACAGTACAAAACTGCTAAGTATACACCACCGCAGTACAAAGGTTTACCTATTTCACCGCCCCACAGTATGAAGCTCTAGCTTGTGGCTGAGAGTCGGGTCGGAGATGCAACTCTCCAGGGTTCCTCGCTTAATACTTGTTGATTCCAAAGATTCGGACACCATGTAGCTGTGGAAGCTTCGGGATAAGAACACTCAGAAGTGAGGCTGTGTTTACGATGAAGTGCGTGGGGTCGTATTTTGTGTAGAAGCTGGCGAGAAAGTATCTAGTagaaaggagggaagaagaaTAGCCAATTACTAAGCAAGATCAATCAAGCACATGAAAGAAATTTTATACTGAAACTTTACATGTGGGAATTCTAAAAACAAAAAATTTGGGAATtataagaagaaaaagaaaaaagctttGACTGTGTATAAACTAGGTTTCAATTAAGAGCATACTGAATACAGCATTCTGAagccacaccaacaccacttaCAAAATGATGGGCGAGATGGTGAAGAATTTCCTAGATGATGTGAACTGAACACCATAGTCTAGCTGTTCCCAGTGTGTTAAGAGCCTGGCTTTGCCCTGGTCGGGGGTCTCGAACGGAGTTCCTTTCACCGCATGCATGAACACGTACATTCCCTATGAGAAGCACAGAGAGCAccgtcatacatacacacgtcaGTCTTTCAGCGTCAGTCTTTCAGCACGCCAGAGCTATTAACAAAGAACTGAATTTCATTATTCTACAAAATCAGACTCATGTGCATTTAAGACCCCAGCTTGTGGTGACAAAGTATGCTTGCAATCAGGAAATGTCCCATAATAGTAAAACACGGAGGGATTGTTTGGAGGGATATTCCCCCATTTAATTCAGTTATCAGCTGTTGATAGAGGGTGCCATTCAGTCATTCCTTCCAAAATGCTGCACATGCTAAATGTAAACTTGCTCCCTGGGGAAAAAATGTCTGCATGTGCTAAATGGATAGTGGTGGTCAACAATTGGTCCAGGCAGTATGCAATATACTAGCAGCAGATAATGGGGGCttttcaatgagtttccttATCACTTAGTTGCAGCAGTATGACTTCCACCAGGTGGCAGTTAAATTGCTTTAACTTAGTAAATGACATCATGCCAGTGACCTTGTTCTTTATTCTGGGGGACTCCAAGCTCAACAATGAGGCAGGCATGTGCTAAGGAAGCTCCAATTGTTTCAACACCAGTGTGCTTTAGGTGAGCTCACAATGAAGATGACAAAGGCTAAACAGCCAGCAGAAAAAAAGCTTTTGGCTGAcagcacaacagacaacactgtTAAAGAATACCGAAaagaagaaaggggaaaaaaagcctaaCAAAGCAAAAGGGTCAAATATTGTCAATCTCTCTTATCAAACACTTACAAAATTGTGTATAACATTTGTGAGTGTCCACACGACAGGAACACTGAAGAAAGGAATGCTTAGCAGGACAATGTGAAGCATTCCGACACCAAGAGCGTATGTTAACCAAATGCCTCGACTGTTCATAACTCGAGTGTTGGGGTTTACTTCACTGTGGGCTACGCCaacattcattttgttttttctgtgagggagagaagagagaacaagacagacaaagaaacacTAGTCATACTTCTGATAACAACAAGATACTATCATCACCAGTATTAAGCAATCTGAACAGCTGGGCAAGGGGCAATGACTGCAGCACCACCACTCTACTAGCCAAGATATGGCTATTTAGTA
This window encodes:
- the ormdl1 gene encoding ORM1-like protein 1, which gives rise to MNVGVAHSEVNPNTRVMNSRGIWLTYALGVGMLHIVLLSIPFFSVPVVWTLTNVIHNFGMYVFMHAVKGTPFETPDQGKARLLTHWEQLDYGVQFTSSRKFFTISPIILYFLASFYTKYDPTHFIVNTASLLSVLIPKLPQLHGVRIFGINKY